Proteins from a genomic interval of Streptomyces fodineus:
- a CDS encoding tetratricopeptide repeat protein, whose product MESTYYDHGTQAERWERAQQFFDAEDYAGAARVLTGLVEEVPEQTGPRLLLARAYYHSAQLRRAEAELRIIVERDPVEHYARLMLGRTLQRQARPAEAERHLRIASALAGDFPQE is encoded by the coding sequence GTGGAGAGCACGTACTACGACCACGGCACACAGGCCGAGCGCTGGGAGCGCGCGCAGCAGTTCTTCGATGCCGAGGACTACGCGGGCGCCGCGCGGGTGCTGACCGGGTTGGTCGAGGAGGTGCCGGAGCAGACCGGGCCCCGGCTGCTGCTGGCCCGCGCCTACTACCACTCGGCCCAACTGCGCCGCGCCGAAGCCGAGTTGCGGATCATCGTCGAGCGTGACCCGGTGGAGCACTACGCCCGGCTCATGCTGGGCCGTACGCTCCAGCGGCAGGCCCGGCCGGCGGAGGCGGAGCGGCACCTGCGGATCGCCTCGGCACTCGCGGGCGACTTCCCGCAGGAGTGA